One Candidatus Methylomirabilis tolerans genomic window, TCGTACCCCACAACCCCGAACCTTGAACCTCAAACGTTGAACCTTGCACCTTGCACGTTGCACCTTGAACCTTGAACTGTGTTCTCACACCCCGGATCTTGAATCATGCGCAATCGGATCCTGCACCGATGGGATATCTCGCCGCGAGAGGCAGTGGCGATCCAGCTTACGCTCCGATCTCAGCTTTGTCTGCACGGGACAGGACCGTTCACCACAGTCGCGGGGATCGACGTCGCATACGACAAAGACTCGAGGCTGATGTTTGCCGGCGTCGTTGTCATGAGCGGCGATGGGTGTGAACTGCTGGATTGCGCCACCGCGACGGCCAATGCACAGTTCCCGTACATTCCCGGACTCCTATCGTTCCGGGAGACGCCGCCGGTTATTAAGGCATGGAATAAGCTCAAGACGATGCCGGACTGCCTGATCTGTGATGGTCATGGCCTCGCGCATCCGCGCCGATTTGGACTGGCCTGTCATCTGGGCCTCGTGCTCGATCGTCCCTCGATCGGGTGCGCCAAGAGTCGCCTGGTGGGGACGCACCAGGAGCCGCGGA contains:
- the nfi gene encoding deoxyribonuclease V (cleaves DNA at apurinic or apyrimidinic sites); translation: MRNRILHRWDISPREAVAIQLTLRSQLCLHGTGPFTTVAGIDVAYDKDSRLMFAGVVVMSGDGCELLDCATATANAQFPYIPGLLSFRETPPVIKAWNKLKTMPDCLICDGHGLAHPRRFGLACHLGLVLDRPSIGCAKSRLVGTHQEPRTRRGSVAPLLDQGEQIGMVLRTKDGVAPVFVSQGDRISLDAAVQAVLATCRGYRLPEPQRRAHLLVTKMRLAAKAGKDEGD